In Parus major isolate Abel chromosome 3, Parus_major1.1, whole genome shotgun sequence, the following are encoded in one genomic region:
- the DYNLT1 gene encoding dynein light chain Tctex-type 1, whose translation MDEFQTAEEASFLVDEVSSIIKEAIESAIGGNAYQHSKVNQWTTSVVEQTLSQLTKLGKPFKYIVTCVIMQKNGAGLHTASSCFWDNSSDGTCTVRWENKTMYCIVSAFGLAI comes from the exons ATGGACGAGTTCCAGACGGCAGAGGAG gcTTCCTTTCTTGTTGATGAAGTCAGCAGCATCATTAAAGAg GCCATAGAGAGTGCTATCGGTGGCAACGCCTACCAGCACAGCAAAGTGAACCAGTGGACAACAAGTGTGGTGGAACAAACCCTGAGCCAGCTCACAAAGCTGGGGAAGCCCTTCAAGTACATTG TGACCTGTGTGATTATGCAAAAGAATGGTGCTGGGCTACATACAGCAAGTTCTTGCTTCTGGGACAACTCCAGCGATG GAACCTGCACTGTGAGATGGGAGAATAAGACCATGTACTGTATTGTCAGTGCCTTTGGACTTGCAATATAA